From Arachis stenosperma cultivar V10309 chromosome 2, arast.V10309.gnm1.PFL2, whole genome shotgun sequence, one genomic window encodes:
- the LOC130962366 gene encoding putative disease resistance protein At3g14460, whose product MEYLFIVYPAFENFFTCIDESNLLFLTSSAASGRRIWKEKSCLPLCYYFKFKTVLCSENPARRVAAKLRMKGPEEIDESVFFIDSTMKMCIRQLLWPLQLGEHFGNPSVRKWLDSLRDAVYCADDLLDAVLLKATTQKNASSSWSLSFFINRDRDEMVDKMEGMVRRVEDLGKQKDFLGLEKIPTGSSSWRTPTSSLVRGNVYGREDDKKALVKMLKDNSEHQLSVISIVGIGGVGKTTLAQWLYNNGDLMKGFDLKAWVCISENFDIVETTKNVIKEISPDTQGLEHFNSLHRALKEKLSNKKFFIVLDDVWSDDGDKWSNFMIPFQQNGNKGSIVLLTTREENVASAVQNCQPYFLRKLSEDYCWSVFADNASFPQSNGRAALEEIGRKIVKKCDGLPLAAETLGRLLRTKHDVEEWNKILMSHIWGFSVEKSKIIPALLISYFHLPPYLKRCFVYCALFPKDYKFVKEKLILLWMTEDLLPPPKRGESLEEVGCECFDELTSRLFFTKTEDFGDYFVMHDLLHDLAIFLAGDFYCNSEELGKEEIKIQTRHLCVDLSRHSSKLYNSISKVESLRTLLLLDDFSSPNSNTEAATCEILSKCKYLRVLSFDKHDVVPNSIGELIHLRYLDLSWTGIKTLPESFCNLCNLQILKLRHCYKLTTLPSGLHNLVSLRHLDIRETSLEEMPGKMSKLNQLHVLSYFVVGKHEDNGIQEFGGLVNLHGSVEIKKLENIVDMKEANRAKIMDMKHIDELCLEWSSGDDLVSSTQTERDMLDNLQPQNGLKELTIKGYKGTIFPDWLGNCSYQNMTRVSLKSCKNCCMLPSLGQLPSLKSLSIGGFDQLRSIGEEFYKNEGDHHSSHIAPFPSLETLVFDNMACWEVWHVSESETFPHLRKLEMTNCRMLKEEMLNQVFFRIVSSLSDVSKVRKLHIDNNFIERHIFLDGDTLTIGGSESLMESALKAMMSINHLRCLQQIHIEGCRKLEFPQLQQQKYDLVELQIVDSCDSLTSLSLDVFPNLKNLEIEGFMNLESVSLSEAPHAALQSVTIFDCPELVSFAAEGLAAPNLTHLSVTWCSKLEALPRDMNSRLLDLQSLEIYGCPNICRLPEGGLPPNLKSLDVGFCEKQMKNLSWMANLDSLTHLTIEGHYCDNINSYPEVGSLPHLPSLTTLHLFDFDNLETLECNELLRLTSLQQLHIEYCSKLENMEGEKLPPSLLLIKIEGCRLLGGLCKNKHQQIWPKISHIPDIRVV is encoded by the coding sequence TTCGGTAATCCATCTGTGAGGAAGTGGCTCGATAGTCTCCGGGATGCTGTTTACTGTGCTGATGACTTGCTGGATGCTGTCCTCCTCAAAGCCACCACTCAAAAGAATGCAAGTTCTTCCTGGTCCCTTAGCTTCTTCATCAACCGTGATAGGGATGAAATGGTAGACAAGATGGAAGGGATGGTTAGAAGAGTTGAGGATCTTGGAAAACAAAAAGATTTCCTTGGTCTTGAAAAGATTCCCACTGGTAGCTCATCATGGAGGACTCCAACCAGTTCCCTTGTGAGAGGCAATGTGTATGGCAGGGAGGATGACAAGAAGGCCTTAGTCAAGATGCTGAAGGACAACAGTGAGCATCAGTTGTCTGTGATCTCTATTGTTGGCATAGGTGGGGTTGGTAAAACAACTTTGGCTCAGTGGCTTTACAACAACGGGGATTTAATGAAAGGATTTGATCTGAAAGCATGGGTTTGCATCTCGGAGAACTTTGATATCGTTGAGACTACAAAGAATGTTATAAAGGAGATCTCTCCAGATACTCAAGGTCTTGAGCATTTTAATTCACTTCACCGTGCTTTGAAAGAAAAATTGTCGAATAAGAAGTTCTTTATTGTTCTGGATGATGTTTGGAGTGATGATGGTGACAAATGGAGTAATTTTATGATCCCTTTCCAACAAAATGGTAATAAGGGAAGTATTGTTCTTCTGACTACTCGGGAGGAAAATGTTGCTTCCGCAGTTCAAAATTGTCAGCCTTATTTTCTCAGGAAGTTGTCGGAGGACTATTGTTGGTCAGTGTTTGCAGATAATGCATCTTTTCCACAGTCAAATGGGAGAGCAGCACTTGAAGAAATAGGTAGAAAGATTGTCAAGAAGTGTGACGGCTTGCCATTAGCTGCAGAAACACTTGGTCGCTTGTTACGTACAAAGCATGATGTTGAGGAATGGAACAAGATACTAATGAGTCATATTTGGGGATTTTCGGTGGAGAAGAGTAAGATTATTCCAGCGTTACTGATAAGTTACTTCCATCTTCCTCCATATTTGAAGCGTTGTTTTGTTTATTGTGCTTTATTTCCCAAGGATTATAAATTTGTGAAAGAGAAATTAATCCTTTTGTGGATGACAGAAGATCTTTTACCACCACCAAAGAGAGGAGAGAGTTTAGAAGAAGTTGGTTGTGAGTGTTTTGATGAACTAACTTCCAGATTATTTTTCACGAAGACTGAAGACTTTGGTGATTATTTTGTGATGCATGATCTTTTGCATGACTTAGCAATATTCCTTGCTGGAGATTTCTATTGCAACTCAGAAGAACTTGGTAAAGAGGAGATAAAGATTCAGACTCGGCATTTGTGTGTAGATTTAAGTCGTCATAGCTCAAAACTTTATAATTCTATTTCTAAAGTGGAATCTTTGAGaacattattattgttggaCGATTTCTCATCTCCCAACTCCAACACTGAAGCGGCAACATGTGAGATATTATCAAAGTGTAAATACTTGAGAGTTTTATCCTTTGATAAACATGATGTGGTGCCTAATTCAATAGGAGAATTGATCCATCTGCGCTACTTGGATCTCTCTTGGACTGGTATTAAGACATTGCCAGAGTCTTTCTGCAACTTGTGTAATTTGCAAATATTGAAGTTGCGTCATTGTTACAAACTAACTACGCTGCCTAGTGGTTTGCATAATCTTGTGAGTTTGCGGCATCTTGACATTAGAGAAACTTCTTTGGAAGAAATGCCCGGAAAAATGAGCAAATTGAATCAATTGCACGTTTTAAGTTACTTTGTAGTTGGCAAGCACGAAGACAATGGAATCCAGGAGTTTGGAGGGCTGGTAAATCTTCACGGATCCGTTGAGATTAAGAAGTTGGAGAATATTGTTGATATGAAAGAAGCAAACAGGGCAAAGATAATGGATATGAAGCACATTGATGAATTATGTTTGGAATGGTCTTCAGGTGATGATCTGGTTTCAAGTACACAAACAGAAAGAGACATGCTCGATAACTTGCAACCGCAGAATGGGTTGAAAGAGTTGACAATCAAGGGATACAAGGGTACAATATTTCCAGATTGGTTGGGGAACTGTTCCTACCAAAACATGACACGTGTATCTCTAAAGTCATGCAAGAATTGCTGCATGCTGCCCTCACTTGGACAGCTGCCATCTCTTAAGTCCCTGAGCATTGGAGGATTCGATCAGCTGAGGAGCATTGGCGAGGAGTTTTACAAGAATGAAGGAGATCATCATTCTTCGCATATTGCACCGTTTCCCTCACTGGAGACTTTGGTATTTGATAACATGGCATGTTGGGAGGTGTGGCACGTATCTGAGTCAGAAACATTTCCTCATCTTAGGAAGCTCGAAATGACAAATTGTCGAATGTTGAAGGAAGAGATGCTTAATCAGGTATTCTTCAGAATCGTTTCTTCTTTGTCGGATGTTTCAAAAGTTCGCAAACTACATATAGACAACAACTTCATAGAACGGCACATTTTTCTTGATGGGGATACTTTAACAATTGGGGGAAGTGAATCTCTGATGGAGTCTGCATTGAAAGCAATGATGAGCATCAACCATCTACGTTGCCTCCAACAAATACACATCGAAGGGTGTAGAAAACTAGAATTCCCCCAGCTACAGCAGCAGAAGTATGATTTGGTAGAGCTACAAATAGTAGACAGCTGTGATTCACTGACCTCCTTGTCATTGGATGTCTTTCCCAATCTCAAGAATTTGGAGATAGAAGGGTTTATGAATCTGGAATCAGTGTCATTGTCAGAGGCACCACACGCTGCTCTTCAAAGTGTCACCATCTTTGACTGCCCTGAATTAGTGTCATTTGCAGCAGAAGGACTGGCTGCACCCAACTTGACTCATCTCAGCGTCACATGGTGCTCAAAGTTGGAGGCATTACCACGTGACATGAATAGTCGACTCCTAGATTTACAGTCTCTCGAGATATATGGCTGCCCAAACATTTGCAGGTTGCCAGAGGGTGGTTTGCCGCCTAACTTGAAATCACTTGATGTGGGATTTTGCGAGAAACAAATGAAGAATCTATCATGGATGGCCAACTTGGACTCCCTTACTCATCTTACCATTGAAGGTCATTACTGCGACAACATAAATTCATACCCAGAGGTGGGTTCGCTGCCTCACCTTCCCTCCCTTACCACTCTGCATCTCTTCGACTTTGATAATCTGGAGACATTGGAATGCAACGAGCTTCTCCGCCTCACCTCCCTTCAACAGTTGCACATTGAGTACTGTTCAAAGCTGGAGAATATGGAAGGAGAAAAGCTGCCTCCCTCTCTCTTGCTAATCAAAATTGAAGGGTGTCGTTTGCTGGGAGGATTATGCAAGAATAAGCATCAACAAATTTGGCCTAAAATTTCCCACATCCCTGACATTAGAGTCGTCTAA